One window of the Prinia subflava isolate CZ2003 ecotype Zambia chromosome 1, Cam_Psub_1.2, whole genome shotgun sequence genome contains the following:
- the TOMM7 gene encoding mitochondrial import receptor subunit TOM7 homolog, with the protein MPKLSKEAKQRLQQLFKGGQFAIRWGFIPVVLYLGFKRGADPGMPEPTIWSLLWG; encoded by the exons ATGCCGAAGCTTAGCAAGGAGGCCAAGCAGCGGCTACAGCAGCTCTTCAAGGGCGGCCAGTTCGCCATCCGCTGGGGCTTCATCCCCGTAGTGCTCTATCTCG GTTTTAAAAGAGGTGCAGATCCTGGAATGCCTGAACCAACTATCTGGAG CCTGCTGTGGGGATGA
- the IL6 gene encoding interleukin-6 has product MKFPRDCGCDPVRAGRRRPPALRAALLPPPLLLLLLLPGAAAAPLPHTDSSGEAELDEAAARRAALPDSLRLARLLHARAAQLQDEMCEKFTVCQNSMEMLLHNNLNLPRVTEEDGCLLAGFNEDKCLRKISSGLYTFQTYLKYIQETFISENQNVESLSFSTEHLARTLRQMVINPEEVIIPDAATQESLHTKLKSSKAWTEKIIIHLILRDFTSFMEKTVRAVRYLKNTRSFSV; this is encoded by the exons ATGAAGTTTCCCCGGGACTGCGGCTGCGACCCTGTCCGcgccggccgccgccggccgcccgcccTCCGCGCcgcgctgctgccgccgccgctgctgctgctgctgctgctgccgggggccgccgccgccccgctgCCCCACACAGACTCCTCGGGGGAGGCCGAGCTGGAcgaggcggcggcgcggcgggcggcgctgcccgACAGCCTGCGGCTGGCGCGGCTGCTGCACGCCCGGGCGGCACAGCTGCAGGACGAG ATGTGCGAGAAGTTTACCGTCTGCCAGAACAGCATGGAAATGCTCCTCCACAACAACCTCAACCTCCCCAGGGTGACGGAGGAAGATGGGTGTCTGCTCGCCGGCTTTAATGAG GATAAATGCTTGAGAAAAATCTCCAGCGGGCTTTACACATTTCAGACATACCTCAAATACATACAAGAAACTTTTATTAGTGAAAACCAAAATGTTGAATCGCTATCCTTTAGTACAGAGCACCTGGCACGCACCCTAAGACAGATG GTGATCAATCCCGAAGAAGTGATCATCCCAGATGCAGCTACCCAGGAATCCCTCCACACAAAGCTGAAGTCCAGTAAGGCCTGGACAGAGAAAATCATCATCCATCTCATCCTCCGAGATTTTACTTCGTTTATGGAGAAGACAGTGAGGGCCGTGCGCTATTTGAAAAACACCAGGAGTTTCAGTGTTTGA
- the LOC134563018 gene encoding uncharacterized protein LOC134563018 isoform X3: protein MKIQRSYVMKKSDVFQSPEKMTELKREHSEEPEYMREREDQEPVCHLSGLTWIPRKVCSSSERGEAAPLATVGPKVWRLLLSAVGKLWWREGTYGGFTA, encoded by the exons ATGAAAATTCAAAGAAGTTATGTGATGAAGAAGAGTGACGTATTTCAGTCACCAGAGAAGATGACAGAGCTGAAAAGAGAACACAGTGAGGAGCCTGAGTATATGCGAG aaaGAGAAGATCAGGAGCCTGTGTGCCACCTCAGTGGGTTGACCTGGATTCCAAGGAAAGTTTGCTCAA GCTCAGAGCGAGGGGAAGCAGCTCCTCTGGCCACTGTGGGACCGAAAGTGTGGCGATTGCTCCTCTCGGCGGTGGGGAAGCTCTGGTGGAGGGAAGGTACCTATG
- the LOC134563018 gene encoding uncharacterized protein LOC134563018 isoform X1, translating to MKIQRSYVMKKSDVFQSPEKMTELKREHSEEPEYMREREDQEPVCHLSGLTWIPRKVCSSSERGEAAPLATVGPKVWRLLLSAVGKLWWREGTYGKFSLCSERSQRMALGTSHGLELLLMVEASLFAYRFAQLLSRGCLRCARTTSRFFGRCFRASPCTPPEAVGPRGSGTGEDGCWAFLLQQSGFKECCLGPLTSAHISHHTRSWQM from the exons ATGAAAATTCAAAGAAGTTATGTGATGAAGAAGAGTGACGTATTTCAGTCACCAGAGAAGATGACAGAGCTGAAAAGAGAACACAGTGAGGAGCCTGAGTATATGCGAG aaaGAGAAGATCAGGAGCCTGTGTGCCACCTCAGTGGGTTGACCTGGATTCCAAGGAAAGTTTGCTCAA GCTCAGAGCGAGGGGAAGCAGCTCCTCTGGCCACTGTGGGACCGAAAGTGTGGCGATTGCTCCTCTCGGCGGTGGGGAAGCTCTGGTGGAGGGAAGGTACCTATGGTAAGTTTAGCCTTTGCTCTGAAAGGAGCCAGAGGATGGCCTTGGGCACTTCACACGGCCTGGAATTGCTCCTGATGGTTGAGGCATCCCTGTTCGCATATCGATTTGCCCAGCTCCTTTCACGGGGTTGTCTGAGGTGTGCAAGAACCACGAGCAGGTTCTTCGGCCGATGTTTCCGAGCCAGCCCGTGCACACCGCCGGAGGCTGTGGGGCCGCGCGGCAGCGGGACAGGTGAGGATGGCTGCTGGGCCTTCCTCCTTCAACAAAGCGGTTTTAAGGAGTGCTGTTTGGGGCCTTTAACTTCAGCACACATTTCTCACCACACAAGGAGCTGGCAGATGTAA